In Bradysia coprophila strain Holo2 unplaced genomic scaffold, BU_Bcop_v1 contig_350, whole genome shotgun sequence, a genomic segment contains:
- the LOC119080247 gene encoding proton-associated sugar transporter A-like isoform X1 has product MNILQKFYTSLLDAVSKVIRINEPVPINYDATRQQMQKIREEHARNQDYDYSHIFRKKSQMDLIRVSFIVVGLEFAYAAETAFTSPTLLEIGVEHKHMTFVWSLSPFLALVFSPILATISDKCRLHYGRRRPMILTFTVLIITGLLLFCFGKSIGIALGDESINSESVSEDNVYHSHYYKYAAMVTICATILLDFSADIIIFCARIYLLDVCVIDDHARGLSVFSMMAGVGGFFGYSSTGIDWEKTMIGKLFGGNVETVFGIVIILISLSSIVSLTSFREIPLPLMEKDELLRPLTHTAVKQEVHRKRNTIEIVQEVHETEHYEQRNGDVEIQIPLLKSGNDENTSLTQYLRSIFIMPRLMQILCLTNLLSWMAFVSYALYFTDFVGEAVFMGDPMAPPDTESLTLYQSGVRFGCFGLAVFALSCSIYSMFIEASMNLVGVKFIYVGSLTLFGVSMFLLATFPTQLGVLVLSVPAGIIYSTMLTIPFLLMTKYHGSELFLGSHDRNKGSSNCRGLGMDMAVLSSSTCISQVVVSLIAGSVIEWIGSSSATIYLAGVLGLVSAFSASKISYLDME; this is encoded by the exons ATGAACATTTTGCAAAAGTTTTACACGTCGCTTCTCGATGCAGTGTCTAAAGTTATCCGTATCAATGAACCAGTGCCAATCAATTATGATGCAACGCGACAACAAATGCAAAAAATTCGCGAAGAACATGCACGGAACCAGGACTATGACTATTCACATATCTTCAG AAAAAAATCGCAAATGGATTTGATTCGAGTTTCATTCATTGTCGTTGGACTAGAATTCGCTTACGCTGCAGAAACAGCATTCACTTCACCAACACTTCTAGAAATCGGCGTCGAACATAAG CACATGACATTCGTGTGGAGTCTATCACCGTTTCTGGCACTAGTTTTTTCCCCCATTTTGGCTACGATAAGCGATAAATGTCGTTTACATTACGGTCGTCGCCGACCGATGATATTAACGTTTACCGTGTTAATTATAACAG GTTTGCTACTATTCTGTTTCGGAAAGTCAATCGGAATAGCACTGGGCGATGAGTCGATCAACTCAGAATCTGTATCAGAAGACAATGTATACCACAGTCATTATTATAAATATGCAGCGATGGTTACGATTTGTGCAACGATATTGTTGGACTTTAGTGCTGACATCATCATATTTTGCGCTCGAATTTATTTGCTTGATGTATGCGTAATTG ATGATCATGCACGCGGTTTAAGTGTATTTTCTATGATGGCTGGAGTTGGTGGATTTTTTGGATACTCCAGTACGGGAATCGATTGGGAGAAAACGATGATTGGCAAACTGTTCGGTGGAAATGTTGAGACTGTTTTTGGCATTGTCatcattttgatttctctcAGTTCAATCGTATCATTGACAAGTTTCCGAGAAATACCGTTACCTTTGATGGAAAAAGACGAGCTTCTAAGGCCGTTAACACATACTGCTGTAAAGCAGGAGGTCCATCGGAAGAGAAATACGATTGAGATTGTTCAAGAA gtGCACGAGACCGAACACTACGAACAAAGGAACGGTGATGTGGAAATTCAGATTCCGTTGTTGAAAAGCGGAAATGATGAGAACACATCCCTAACGCAATATCTACGTAGCATTTTCATAATGCCACGATTAATGCAAATATTGTGCTTGACGAATCTCCTTTCTTGGATGGCATTTGTTAGTTATGCCCTGTATTTTACGGATTTCGTAGGCGAAGCCGTTTTTATGGGAGATCCAATG GCTCCACCAGATACAGAGAGTCTTACACTCTATCAAAGCGGGGTGCGTTTCGGATGTTTCGGTTTAGCAGTGTTCGCACTATCTTGTTCAATATACTCAATGTTTATCGAAGCATCGATGAATTTAGTTGG agTTAAATTCATTTACGTGGGTAGCCTAACACTATTCGGCGTTAGTATGTTTTTGTTGGCTACATTTCCGACTCAATTGGGTGTTTTAGTCTTATCTGTACCTGCTGGTATTATTTACTCAACTATGTTAACAATACCATTTCTACTCATGACAAAATATCATGGAAGTGAGCTG TTTTTGGGATCGCATGATCGAAATAAGGGGTCTTCGAACTGCCGAGGACTTGGAATGGATATGGCGGTGCTGAGCAGTTCTACTTGTATAAGTcaa GTCGTTGTCTCGTTAATAGCCGGTTCTGTGATTGAATGGATCGGTTCATCTAGTGCTACTATTTATTTGGCTGGTGTTCTGGGTTTAGTATCGGCGTTTTCAGCTTCAAAAATTTCCTATTTGGACATGGAATGA
- the LOC119080247 gene encoding proton-associated sugar transporter A-like isoform X2, translated as MMQRDNKCKKFAKNMHGTRTMTIHISSDDHARGLSVFSMMAGVGGFFGYSSTGIDWEKTMIGKLFGGNVETVFGIVIILISLSSIVSLTSFREIPLPLMEKDELLRPLTHTAVKQEVHRKRNTIEIVQEVHETEHYEQRNGDVEIQIPLLKSGNDENTSLTQYLRSIFIMPRLMQILCLTNLLSWMAFVSYALYFTDFVGEAVFMGDPMAPPDTESLTLYQSGVRFGCFGLAVFALSCSIYSMFIEASMNLVGVKFIYVGSLTLFGVSMFLLATFPTQLGVLVLSVPAGIIYSTMLTIPFLLMTKYHGSELFLGSHDRNKGSSNCRGLGMDMAVLSSSTCISQVVVSLIAGSVIEWIGSSSATIYLAGVLGLVSAFSASKISYLDME; from the exons ATGATGCAACGCGACAACAAATGCAAAAAATTCGCGAAGAACATGCACGGAACCAGGACTATGACTATTCACATATCTTCAG ATGATCATGCACGCGGTTTAAGTGTATTTTCTATGATGGCTGGAGTTGGTGGATTTTTTGGATACTCCAGTACGGGAATCGATTGGGAGAAAACGATGATTGGCAAACTGTTCGGTGGAAATGTTGAGACTGTTTTTGGCATTGTCatcattttgatttctctcAGTTCAATCGTATCATTGACAAGTTTCCGAGAAATACCGTTACCTTTGATGGAAAAAGACGAGCTTCTAAGGCCGTTAACACATACTGCTGTAAAGCAGGAGGTCCATCGGAAGAGAAATACGATTGAGATTGTTCAAGAA gtGCACGAGACCGAACACTACGAACAAAGGAACGGTGATGTGGAAATTCAGATTCCGTTGTTGAAAAGCGGAAATGATGAGAACACATCCCTAACGCAATATCTACGTAGCATTTTCATAATGCCACGATTAATGCAAATATTGTGCTTGACGAATCTCCTTTCTTGGATGGCATTTGTTAGTTATGCCCTGTATTTTACGGATTTCGTAGGCGAAGCCGTTTTTATGGGAGATCCAATG GCTCCACCAGATACAGAGAGTCTTACACTCTATCAAAGCGGGGTGCGTTTCGGATGTTTCGGTTTAGCAGTGTTCGCACTATCTTGTTCAATATACTCAATGTTTATCGAAGCATCGATGAATTTAGTTGG agTTAAATTCATTTACGTGGGTAGCCTAACACTATTCGGCGTTAGTATGTTTTTGTTGGCTACATTTCCGACTCAATTGGGTGTTTTAGTCTTATCTGTACCTGCTGGTATTATTTACTCAACTATGTTAACAATACCATTTCTACTCATGACAAAATATCATGGAAGTGAGCTG TTTTTGGGATCGCATGATCGAAATAAGGGGTCTTCGAACTGCCGAGGACTTGGAATGGATATGGCGGTGCTGAGCAGTTCTACTTGTATAAGTcaa GTCGTTGTCTCGTTAATAGCCGGTTCTGTGATTGAATGGATCGGTTCATCTAGTGCTACTATTTATTTGGCTGGTGTTCTGGGTTTAGTATCGGCGTTTTCAGCTTCAAAAATTTCCTATTTGGACATGGAATGA
- the LOC119080248 gene encoding ankyrin-3: MGGSVSQVFRSGSALLLSNHNGKVSETSIDKIQTVFEILRANPKISMQTLEGLLCQIAKYENILTVHDESGYNLLQKSVGLNHVELLRWILQRHRPDVNRSPCSLPLHIACLKGNEECVELLLKYGARIDTEARMCFPGPHCNNCEASVHRRHPVPVHDDDDMSKLLQQIPSTSNNERYNTKLQNAVCYAIDGDQIGVLNILSQKMEEPWVPFRVKKPLLHLACERGAWKCVQQLVITRSEEINLIKDEYYPIHQAVLHDGRFLELLIQHGAITTVRTCTQQMTLLHVVIVAARKSAEDTLSTLRILLERGCKELINEPDSLGNTPLHALIVRYALEEARFGYDKWNKWDVLHLVRFLLQNGAKNSINQAGNSALACVFRHVRTDWEVCYELLSMLIKEDGDPNIVGRDGSVPIIICLVPLINKDQLHHFTHTKKVCFLNCIRILLQHGANPNCSYRSNLTPLHVLIFTVSENFTLHCETQKLNNFDFIKNILLLLLQHGLDCNITYQHVLQSVMDMVQNLRNCNDMLSVYELAKILILYGADPNDVLNGKVTAGSAIVRNAIVDHYSLRGQHVNYGCSSDGNDTSSGFRGSFRTNSRYTLFYYIILITKKEFLLTDPNRAFARIIHLFYYSMCHEPLYNCLKSLHNFYVAQVPNKSTENLISLITSLYKQPRTLKQICRQSVYKSLNHKMALNINKLNLPGPLKEYMLSFEA; the protein is encoded by the exons ATGGGCGGATCAGTAAGTCAAGTATTTCGTTCGGGCAGCGCTCTACTGCTATCGAATCATAATGGAAAAGTGTCGGAAACGTCTATCGACAAAATTCAAACAGTTTTTGAAATACTTCGAGCCAATCCGAAAATATCAATGCAAACATTGGAGGGTCTACTATGTCAAATAGCTAAA TACGAAAATATTCTAACGGTGCACGACGAGTCCGGATACAATCTTCTCCAAAAAAGTGTTGGTTTAAATCACGTCGAATTACTTCGTTGGATATTGCAACGTCATCGGCCGGATGTAAATCGCAGCCCATGCTCACTGCCACTTCACATAGCCTGTCTGAAGGGCAACGAAGAATGTGTGGAGTTGTTGTTGAAATACGGAGCGCGCATCGACACAGAGGCAAGAATGTGTTTCCCCGGTCCGCATTGTAACAATTGCGAGGCGAGTGTTCACCGTCGGCATCCGGTTCCGGTGCACGACGATGATGATATGTCTAAACTGTTGCAACAAATCCCATCGACGTCGAACAATGAACGGTACAATACGAAACTGCAAAATGCTGTGTGCTATGCGATCGATGGCGATCAAATCGGTGTGCTGAACATATTGTCGCAGAAAATGGAAGAACCTTGGGTACCGTTTCGAGTGAAAAAGCCATTGTTGCACCTGGCCTGCGAACGTGGTGCATGGAAATGCGTTCAGCAGTTGGTGATTACGCGATCGGAAGAGATAAATTTGATTAAGGACGAGTATTACCCGATTCATCAAGCGGTTTTGCATGACGGAAGGTTTTTGGAGTTGCTCATTCAGCATGGAGCTATTACTACAGTCAGAACGTGTACGCAGCAAATGACATTGCTGCATGTTG tGATTGTTGCTGCCAGAAAATCGGCAGAAGACACACTTTCTACATTACGAATACTGCTAGAACGGGGATGCAAAGAACTAATTAATGAGCCAGATTCGCTGGGTAACACTCCACTGCACGCACTCATTGTTCGGTATGCACTAGAAGAGGCACGTTTTGGTTACGACAAGTGGAACAAATGGGATGTGCTACATTTGGTACGATTTCTGTTGCAAAATGGTGCTAAGAACTCCATAAATCAAGCTGGAAATAGTGCGTTAGCCTGTGTGTTTCGACATGTTCGTACAGACTGGGAAGTGTGCTACGAGCTACTGAGCATGTTGATAAAAGAAGATG gTGATCCGAATATTGTTGGTCGGGATGGATCCGTTCCTATTATAATTTGCTTGGTCCCACTCATTAACAAGGATCAGCTTCATCATTTTACTCACACAAAAAAG GTTTGTTTCCTGAATTGCATACGCATTCTGCTGCAGCATGGTGCAAATCCCAATTGCTCATATCGATCCAATCTCACGCCACTGCACGTATTAATATTCACTGTCAGCGAAAATTTTACCCTGCACTGTGAGACACAGAAGCTCaacaatttcgatttcatcAAAAACATTCTGCTACTACTACTACAGCATGGCCTAGACTGTAATATCACATATCAGCACGTCCTTCAATCCGTCATGGATATGGTGCAAAATTTACGCAACTGCAACGACATGTTGAGTGTGTACGAATTGGCAAAGATTCTGATTTTATACGGAGCGGATCCAAATGATGTGCTGAATGGCAAAGTTACCGCCGGCAGTGCCATCGTACGGAATGCAATCGTTGACCATTACAGCTTACGCGGACAGCACGTCAATTATGGTTGCTCGTCGGACGGCAATGACACGTCGTCCGGTTTCCGCGGCTCATTTCGCACCAATTCACGTTACACCCTGTTCTACTACATCATCCTGATCACGAAAAAGGAATTCCTTCTCACCGATCCGAATCGCGCATTCGCACGCATCATTCATCTATTTTACTACTCCATGTGCCATGAACCGCTATACAACTGCCTGAAAAGTTTACACAATTTCTATGTGGCACAGGTGCCCAACAAATCAACGGAGAATCTGATATCGTTGATAACAAGTTTGTATAAACAGCCCAGAACATTGAAACAGATCTGTCGACAATCAGTGTACAAAAGTCTGAACCATAAAATGGCATTGaacataaacaaattgaatttaccaGGACCCTTAAAGGAGTACATGCTAAGCTTTGAGGCTTAG
- the LOC119080249 gene encoding mitochondrial chaperone BCS1-like → MDDKAYLFAWSTTLALSVVIAFILKDLLVKISGVVVRIFSRSFTTSIQIQSRAGTNTNVVNWLNHLIKHNCGRNLCHFRIARDILNKSINRIERFDFEDMFELDEDRLENVEENTCNIKKQLDPLQHNQRVFFFYKRTLIGVTRKIIPELKSFHIPTETYTITAYGTRNKQMLIEMLDEARNNIEKKPSKQINYFKYSSRIRNFQNVRRFQPRPLSSIVLKDGITDVIQVDLNEFIESREWYKERGIPYRRGYLLYGPPGCGKTSFVKAIAGQIGYDIYEVQLSNQQLTDESLNDAMASINKNAILLFEDIDAVFVPRVQDEANSEDVNGLSGKLKYREAKGLLSFSGMLNAIDGVASEEDYIVFMTTNQIEKLDSALIRPGRIDMRQLIDYPDEHQIIAFFRRFYPDCGEGVAETFAKAVTKLKCNPSVAQIQGVFLKHKHTPEDNLQDVDMLVEICKSNKELGHIYF, encoded by the exons ATGGATGATAAAGCATATTTATTCGCCTGGTCGACGACGCTGGCTCTCAGCGTAGTTATAGCATTTATCTTGAAAGATCTCTTGGTCAAAATATCTGGTGTTGTTGTTCGTATTTTCTCAAGATCGTTTACAACAAGCATCCAGATACAGAGCCGCGCTGGAACGAACACGAATGTGGTAAATTGGCTGAATCATTTGATAAAACATAATTGCGGTCGGaacttatgtcattttcggaTTGCACGagacattttaaataaatcgattAATAGAATAGAGCGATTCGATTTTGAAGATATGTTTGAGTTGGACGAGGATCGATTGGAAAACGTAGAAGAAAATACATGCAATATCAAGAAACAACTCGACCCGCTGCAACACAATCAGCGAGTATTCTTTTTTTACAAGAGAACTTTGATTGGTGTCACTCGCAAAATCATCCCAGAACTTAAAAGCTTCCACATACCGACTGAGACCTACACAATCACTGCTTACGGTACGAGAAACAAGCAAATGTTGATTGAGATGTTAGACGAAGCACGAAATAACATTGAAAAGAAACCGTCGAAACAAATCAATTACTTCAAATATTCTTCGAGAATTCGTAACTTCCAAAACGTTCGACGATTTCAACCACGTCCCCTGTCATCAATTGTTCTAAAGGATGGAATTACGGATGTCATCCAAGTGGATCTGAACGAATTTATCGAAAGCAGAGAATGGTACAAAGAGAGGGGAATTCCGTATCGTCGTGGTTATTTGCTGTACGGTCCTCCTGGATGCG GTAAGACCAGTTTCGTAAAGGCAATCGCCGGACAAATCGGCTACGACATCTACGAGGTGCAGCTCTCGAATCAACAGCTAACCGATGAGAGTTTGAACGATGCGATGGcatcaatcaataaaaatgcCATCTTACTGTTCGAGGATATTGATGCCGTGTTTGTACCGCGAGTGCAGGACGAGGCAAATAGTGAAGATGTCAACGGACTCTCTGGAAAACTTAAGTACAGAGAAGCGAAAGGTTTACTAAGTTTCAGTGGCATGTTAAATGCAATCGATGGAGTGGCATCAGAAGAAGATTACATTGTGTTCATGACAACAAATCAGATCGAGAAATTGGACTCGGCCTTGATACGCCCCGGTCGGATTGACATGAGACAATTGATTGATTACCCCGATGAGCATCAAATTATAGCGTTCTTTCGCAGATTCTATCCGGACTGCGGTGAGGGTGTTGCGGAGACTTTCGCCAAAGCTGTAACGAAACTCAAATGTAATCCAAGTGTTGCACAGATTCAAGGTGTTTTCCTGAAACACAAACATACGCCGGAAGATAATCTGCAGGATGTGGATATGCTGGTTGAGATCTGCAAGAGCAACAAAGAACTGGGccatatttatttttga